One Bactrocera dorsalis isolate Fly_Bdor unplaced genomic scaffold, ASM2337382v1 BdCtg009, whole genome shotgun sequence DNA window includes the following coding sequences:
- the LOC125779935 gene encoding uncharacterized protein LOC125779935 has protein sequence MPRISTYGNTSRSSQAASRTRNSRARQREIVIERVSPRNRLLENSTHQLEDVNQTYNQQERFRRREVHNQQQRSRRREVRARQSDEVRSQHAIIRRQQRQHLSFVNIERVGFRYDPNIQYSASVQIGQMSVVCQYCNAVKFQNEPPGLCCVGGKVKLPELLPPPQPLFQLLYGESPHSSHFLKHTKMYKDCFQMRSFGGEIVNEENYNPTFKVFLPNNIRQKLQSFPPIIHVHGQMFHLAGSLLPHPDQEHKYLQIYFLGDSHDEVNRRCAIFNTMKREIIEQLQQMLHEHNGLIKLFTISLQGMLTDDHSIIIQADKRPTGSHERQYNAPTVSEISVVVVGENLQSSDIVIKCRNQNALKRISETHRSYDAMQYPLMFCRGEDGYHLGYKMINPVNGVETNKKVSSMKFYAYRMMIRQNYDNHLLRYRRLFQQYAVDMYVKVETERLNYMRYTQSKLRSEEYIHLRDAMNGDADITDIGRLYILPSTYIGSPRHMHEYSQDAMTYMLNYGRPDLFLTFTCNPKWPDITNLLHNGQSPSDRHEVTARVFKQKLRCLMDFITKKRVYSTVRCWMYSGFFSKELLRIGNGQVPIDPCSGLISIPTTICQFTSNKYELISSVYPNIAQNYGNYDWLSTRAILAAKNMDVNDLNWTIQNQIPGDLRSYKSIDRVENEDEVVNYPVEFLNSLMPPEVPPHNLRLKVRSVAIMLRNLHAPKLCNGTRLIVTKLMDNLIVASILKGPFKGEECLLPRIPLTSTDLPFQFRRLQFPVKLAFAMTINKS, from the exons atgccaagaatcagtacgtatggtaacacttctcggagttcccaggccgcaagtagaacacgaaatagcagagcacgtcaaagggaaattgttattgagagggtatcaccacgaaatagactgctggagaatagcacgcaccagttagaagatgtcaaccaaacatacaatcagcaagagcGATttagaagaagggaagttcacaatcagcaacaacgatcgagaagaagggaagttcgtgctcgccaaagtgatgaagtaagatcacaacatgcgattattcgacgacaacagcggcaacatctttcgtttgtgaacattgaacgggtaggttttcgatatgatccaaacattcaatatagcgcatctgttcaaatcggtcagatgtcagtagtttgtcaatattgcaatgcagtcaaatttcaaaatgaaccgccagggttatgttgtgTCGGGGGAAAGGTtaagttgccagaattgcttccaccaccacagccattgttccaactgctttacggtgaatctcctcactcgagccatttcttaaagcacactaaaatgtacaaggattgttttcaaatgaggtcgtttggcggtgaaattgtaaatgaagaaaactacaatccaacgtttaaggtatttttgccaaacaatattcgacagaaactacagagctttcctccaattatacacgttcatgggcaaatgtttcatctcgctggatcgctgttgccgcatccagatcaagaacacaaatatctccaaatttactttctgggagattcacatgatgaagtaaatcggcgttgtgctatcttcaatacaatgaaaagagaaataatcgaacaattgcagcaaatgttacacgaacacaatggcctcattaaactgtttacgatttcgttgcaAGGTATGctaacagatgatcatagtataatcatacaagcggacaaaagaccaacagggtcacatgaaagacaatataatgcacctacagttagcgaaatatcagttgttgttgttggagaaaatttgcagtcgagtgatattgttatcaaatgtagaaatcaaaacgcactaaaacggataagtgagacacatcggtcttacgacgcaatgcaatatccgctcatgttctgccgtggagaagacggatatcacttaggatataagatgataaatccggtgaatg gtgtcgagacaaataaaaaagtcagttcaatgaagttttacgcatatcgaatgatgattcgccaaaactatgacaaccacttactgagatatagacggttatttcaacagtatgcagttgacatgtacgttaaagttgagacagaacgactaaATTACATGCGATACAcccagtcgaagttgcgatctgaagagtatattcacttaagagatgcaatgaatggtgatgcggatattacagatattggtcgactctatattttgccatcgacatacattggtagtcctagacacatgcatgagtactcccaggatgcgatgacttacatGCTCAATTATGGACGGCCAGATTTGTTTcttacatttacttgcaatccaaaatggccagacattacgaatctattgcataaCGGTCAATccccaagcgatcgccacgaggttacagcacgcgtgtttaaacaaaaactcagatgtttgatggactttattacgaaaaaacGTGTATAtagcactgttcgatgctggatgtactcagggtttttttcaaaagagctgCTGCGAATCGGAAATGGACAAGTTCCGATAGATCCTTGCAGTGGATTAATATCGATTCCAACTACTATTTGCCAATTCACAtctaataaatatgaactaatcagtagtgtatatccaaatattgctcaaaattatgGTAACTACGATTGGTTAAGCACGCGCGCAAttttagcagcaaaaaatatGGATGTCAACGACTTGAATTGGacgattcaaaatcaaattccgggagatctGCGGTCATATAAATCAATCGATCGCGTTGAAAATGAAGACGAGGTAGTAAATTACCCAGTGGAGTTCTTAAACTCTTTGATGCCGCCTGAAGTGCCGCCTCataatttgcgtctcaaagttagGTCTGTAGCTATTATGCTACGGAATCTTCATGCTCCCAAACTGTGCAATGGTACTCGACTGATTGTGACCAAGCTAATGGACAATTTAATagtggcaagcattttgaaaggCCCGTTCAAGGGAGAGGAATGCTTACTTCCCCGAATTCCATTAACTTcaacagatttgccattccAATTCAGACGTTTGCAGTTCCCAGTGAAActtgcatttgcgatgacaataaACAAGTCATAA